One window of Thalassovita mediterranea genomic DNA carries:
- a CDS encoding division plane positioning ATPase MipZ, translated as MNDAPSRPCRIITIGNEKGGAGKSTVAMHLCIALLRQGKRVGAIDLDVRQRSFTRYLENRYRWIETTSSRLPMPDMIRVDASTHRSLDEAEAEEASRLEDALQRLATVCDVIIIDAPGSDTFLSRLAHEKADTLITPLNDSFVDFDLLGDVNPQTLQVLRPSFYSEMVWSCRKARAMAGKRPVDWIVMRNRTSPLEARNKQKVGEAMDNLSKRVGFRIAPGLSERVIYRELFPAGLTLLDLTEKGSNFAFTMSHVAARQELRELVLMLKLPELADADLVI; from the coding sequence ATGAATGATGCGCCGTCGCGTCCCTGCCGCATCATCACGATCGGCAATGAGAAAGGCGGTGCGGGCAAGTCTACCGTCGCGATGCATCTTTGTATTGCCCTGCTGCGCCAGGGCAAACGGGTCGGCGCGATCGACCTGGATGTGCGCCAGCGCTCATTCACCCGCTATCTCGAGAACCGCTATCGCTGGATTGAGACGACAAGCTCCCGCCTCCCTATGCCGGATATGATCCGCGTGGATGCGAGTACGCATCGAAGCCTGGATGAGGCCGAAGCCGAGGAAGCGAGCCGTCTTGAAGACGCGCTACAGCGCCTTGCGACGGTTTGCGACGTGATCATTATCGATGCGCCCGGCAGCGACACGTTCCTGTCGCGCCTTGCGCATGAGAAGGCCGACACGCTGATCACACCGCTCAATGACAGCTTTGTTGATTTCGACCTTCTGGGCGATGTGAACCCGCAAACGCTGCAGGTGCTGCGCCCGAGCTTCTATTCGGAGATGGTCTGGTCCTGCCGCAAGGCACGCGCCATGGCGGGCAAGCGCCCTGTCGACTGGATCGTCATGCGCAACCGCACCTCACCGCTCGAAGCGCGCAACAAGCAGAAGGTCGGCGAAGCAATGGACAATCTGTCCAAGCGGGTCGGCTTCCGCATTGCGCCGGGCCTGTCCGAGCGCGTCATCTACCGCGAGCTCTTCCCTGCAGGCCTCACCCTGCTCGACCTCACCGAGAAGGGATCGAACTTCGCTTTCACGATGAGCCATGTCGCCGCCCGCCAGGAGCTGCGCGAACTGGTCCTGATGCTGAAGCTGCCTGAGCTTGCTGACGCCGATCTCGTCATCTGA
- a CDS encoding D-alanyl-D-alanine carboxypeptidase, with protein MKLGFIGRLARVTLGVLAISLMPAQFAQAEKYASIVVDADTHEVLHARNADALRYPASLTKAMTLYMVFDALKAGEITLSEELPVSRAAASQPPSNLRLRAGSTITVRDAIRALVTKSANDVAVVIAERLGSSESRFATLMTAKARSFGMTRTTFRNASGLPDAAQMSTARDMAILAERLLEDHSGYYHYFSTDSFQWGSQKFPNHNALLRSVDGVDGIKTGYTRASGFNLMSSARRDGRRVIAIMFGGSSSLSRNQHVSDLIEAAFSTFETPRLPDTALASYAMNNIQRPGNINAAAMPMLNGEVFTPATIGEGDESAPLRVAPR; from the coding sequence ATGAAGCTCGGTTTCATTGGACGACTTGCGCGTGTCACGTTGGGGGTGCTCGCGATAAGTTTGATGCCCGCCCAGTTCGCGCAGGCTGAGAAGTACGCGTCCATCGTTGTCGATGCTGATACCCACGAAGTGCTGCATGCGCGCAATGCCGACGCGCTGCGCTATCCAGCCTCCCTCACCAAGGCGATGACACTTTACATGGTGTTCGATGCGCTCAAGGCAGGTGAGATTACGCTCTCTGAAGAACTGCCGGTGTCTCGCGCAGCTGCTTCACAGCCGCCATCCAATCTGCGTCTTCGCGCTGGCTCCACCATTACGGTGCGCGACGCGATCCGCGCGCTCGTCACGAAATCTGCCAATGATGTGGCTGTCGTAATCGCAGAGCGTCTTGGCTCTTCAGAATCCCGCTTCGCTACGCTGATGACTGCAAAGGCGCGCTCCTTTGGCATGACCCGCACGACCTTCCGCAATGCGTCGGGCCTACCTGACGCCGCGCAGATGTCGACGGCACGTGACATGGCCATTCTCGCAGAACGCCTGCTCGAGGATCACTCCGGCTACTATCACTATTTCTCCACTGACAGCTTCCAGTGGGGCTCCCAGAAGTTTCCGAACCACAATGCGCTGCTCCGCTCGGTCGATGGCGTTGACGGTATCAAGACCGGTTACACCCGCGCATCCGGCTTCAATCTCATGTCGTCTGCCCGCCGCGATGGTCGCCGCGTGATCGCCATCATGTTCGGCGGTTCTTCGTCGCTTTCGCGCAACCAGCACGTCTCCGACCTTATCGAGGCTGCGTTCAGCACATTTGAAACGCCGCGCCTGCCGGATACCGCGCTTGCGAGCTATGCGATGAACAACATCCAGCGCCCGGGTAATATCAACGCCGCAGCCATGCCGATGCTGAACGGTGAAGTCTTCACTCCAGCCACGATTGGCGAAGGCGACGAAAGCGCTCCGCTGCGTGTCGCGCCGCGCTAG
- a CDS encoding phasin family protein, which produces MAKTDTYSFGTFDPQTFVKAFPFGDMSKDAMSAGTESAKASVKSFQDASAAVMRQAQDRMSMTVETSKTLAGVTSMEEALEIQSNYMRTAMKAHLDGLSELADIYSSAMKDCFQPFAGYMQTATTETKEAASKAKAS; this is translated from the coding sequence ATGGCTAAGACCGACACCTACTCTTTTGGCACGTTTGATCCTCAGACTTTCGTCAAGGCATTCCCTTTTGGCGATATGAGCAAGGACGCGATGTCCGCAGGCACGGAAAGCGCAAAAGCTTCCGTGAAAAGCTTCCAGGACGCTAGCGCCGCCGTTATGCGTCAGGCCCAGGACCGCATGAGCATGACGGTCGAAACCAGCAAGACGCTGGCTGGTGTCACGTCGATGGAAGAAGCACTGGAAATCCAGTCGAACTACATGCGCACCGCAATGAAGGCGCATCTCGACGGCCTCAGCGAACTCGCTGACATCTACAGCTCGGCGATGAAAGACTGCTTCCAGCCTTTCGCTGGTTACATGCAGACCGCCACGACCGAGACCAAGGAAGCTGCTTCCAAGGCAAAAGCCTCCTGA
- a CDS encoding DUF1499 domain-containing protein, which produces MSKTVSFETLVRPDTPNTYLVLPSGLSSTAEADERSPVFGEPAEALYQRLKMLAGTKDNWTIATHDDEKMQIEIVATTKLLKFKDDVSVRVLPSKDGAQTSELAIYSRSRLGKYDFKANQKRVHSLLSELKGNAAATA; this is translated from the coding sequence ATGAGCAAAACAGTTTCCTTCGAAACGCTGGTTCGGCCGGATACGCCGAACACCTATCTGGTCCTGCCTTCGGGTTTAAGCTCGACAGCTGAGGCCGATGAACGCTCGCCTGTATTCGGCGAGCCCGCTGAAGCGCTTTACCAGCGCCTGAAGATGCTGGCGGGCACCAAGGACAACTGGACGATAGCGACGCATGACGACGAGAAGATGCAGATCGAAATTGTCGCGACGACCAAGCTTCTGAAATTCAAGGACGATGTGTCGGTGCGCGTCTTACCGTCCAAGGACGGCGCTCAAACCAGTGAACTGGCCATCTATTCCCGCTCCCGTCTCGGAAAATACGACTTCAAGGCCAATCAGAAGCGCGTCCATTCGCTGCTTTCGGAGTTGAAAGGAAATGCGGCAGCTACAGCTTGA
- the clpS gene encoding ATP-dependent Clp protease adapter ClpS: MAANDYRPTLSDPEDPTGPGRTDDTDGTGVVTETRVKTKKPSMYRVLLLNDDYTPMEFVVFILEQFFNKSPEQATRIMLHVHQKGVGVCGVYTFEVAETKVAQVMDLARRNEHPLQCTMEKED, encoded by the coding sequence ATGGCCGCAAACGACTACAGACCAACACTCTCAGATCCGGAAGACCCGACAGGGCCCGGCCGGACCGATGATACGGACGGAACCGGCGTCGTCACCGAGACGCGGGTAAAGACAAAAAAACCAAGCATGTACCGGGTACTGCTTCTGAATGACGACTACACGCCAATGGAGTTTGTCGTCTTTATTCTGGAGCAATTCTTCAACAAGAGCCCGGAACAGGCGACTCGGATTATGCTGCATGTACACCAGAAGGGTGTGGGGGTTTGCGGCGTATACACTTTCGAGGTCGCCGAAACCAAGGTTGCCCAGGTCATGGATCTGGCGCGGCGCAACGAACATCCTCTGCAATGCACGATGGAAAAAGAGGATTAA
- the clpA gene encoding ATP-dependent Clp protease ATP-binding subunit ClpA, producing MPSLTDSLETALEKALNLAGERSHEYSTLEHLLLALTEDTDAVEVMTACKVDIPHLRQSLTQYIDDELSSLITDSPTTSVQPTAAFQRVVQRAILHVESSGRDEVSGANVLISIFSERESHAAYFLQEQDMTRYDAVNFVSHGLAKSPGMSRSTTPRGSEETEQQQKPGPAKEALEAYCVNLNEKAKQGKVDPLIGRDSEIERCIEVLCRRSKNNPILVGDPGVGKTAIAEGLAKKIVDGEVPEILDDAVIWALDMGALLAGTRYRGDFEERLKAVMKEIGEQEKGILFIDEIHTVIGAGATSGGAMDASNLLKPALQSGEVRCMGSTTFKEYKQHFEKDRALARRFRKIDVVEPTVPDTIKILTGLKPTFEDFHGIRYTNDAIKTAVELSARYITDRKLPDKAIDVIDEAGATQWLVPEHRRRKQIGAKEIEAVIAKIARIPPKQVTKDDAVALKNLQPDLKRVVYGQDDAIEALSSAIKLSRAGLREPNKPIGSYLFTGPTGVGKTEVARQLASIMGVELLRFDMSEYMERHTVSRLIGAPPGYVGFDQGGLLTDGVMQHPHCVLLLDEIEKAHQDLFNILLQVMDNGSLTDANGRKVDFRNVILIMTTNAGASDAAKNSIGFGRGKKEDEQEEALKRLFTPEFRNRLDATIVFGGLTPEIIERVVEKFVLQLEVQLADRNVTIELSEDARDWLAARGFDEEFGARPLARTIQEHVKKPMAEELLFGKLAKGGAVKITVDKEDDEKLAFEYIEDKTKKSKKKKPGKPEQVD from the coding sequence ATGCCCTCACTGACCGACAGTCTCGAAACTGCCCTGGAAAAAGCGCTGAACCTCGCTGGCGAGCGTTCGCATGAGTATTCCACCCTCGAACACCTGCTTCTGGCCCTGACAGAAGACACGGACGCTGTTGAAGTGATGACGGCCTGCAAGGTCGACATTCCGCACCTGCGCCAGTCCCTCACCCAATATATCGATGATGAGCTGTCCAGCCTGATCACCGACAGCCCGACGACATCGGTGCAGCCGACCGCCGCTTTCCAGCGCGTGGTGCAGCGCGCCATCCTGCATGTCGAAAGCTCGGGCCGTGATGAAGTGTCTGGCGCGAACGTCCTCATCTCCATCTTCTCCGAACGCGAAAGCCATGCTGCCTACTTCCTGCAGGAGCAGGACATGACGCGCTATGATGCGGTGAACTTTGTCTCGCATGGCCTTGCGAAATCGCCAGGGATGTCGCGCTCGACGACGCCGCGCGGCTCTGAGGAAACCGAACAGCAACAGAAGCCTGGCCCTGCAAAAGAGGCTCTGGAAGCCTATTGCGTGAACCTCAATGAGAAGGCCAAGCAAGGCAAGGTCGACCCGCTGATCGGGCGCGACTCCGAGATCGAACGCTGCATCGAGGTGCTCTGCCGCCGGTCGAAGAACAACCCGATCCTCGTCGGTGACCCGGGTGTTGGCAAGACTGCCATCGCTGAAGGTCTCGCCAAGAAGATTGTTGATGGCGAAGTGCCTGAGATCCTCGACGATGCGGTCATCTGGGCGCTGGATATGGGCGCCCTGCTCGCTGGCACGCGCTATCGCGGCGACTTCGAGGAACGCCTCAAAGCCGTGATGAAGGAAATCGGTGAACAGGAAAAAGGCATCCTGTTCATCGACGAGATCCACACCGTCATCGGTGCTGGCGCCACGTCTGGCGGCGCAATGGACGCGTCCAACCTGCTGAAGCCTGCGCTGCAAAGCGGCGAGGTTCGCTGCATGGGCTCTACGACCTTCAAGGAGTACAAGCAGCACTTCGAAAAGGACCGTGCCCTCGCCCGCCGCTTCCGCAAGATCGACGTGGTCGAGCCGACCGTGCCGGATACGATCAAGATCCTCACCGGCCTCAAGCCGACTTTCGAGGACTTCCACGGCATTCGCTATACGAATGACGCGATCAAGACCGCCGTTGAGCTGTCAGCCCGCTACATCACGGACCGCAAGCTGCCGGACAAGGCGATCGACGTGATCGATGAGGCTGGCGCGACCCAGTGGCTAGTCCCTGAACACCGCCGCCGCAAGCAGATCGGTGCCAAGGAGATTGAAGCGGTGATCGCGAAGATCGCCCGCATTCCGCCTAAACAGGTCACCAAGGACGATGCGGTCGCGCTCAAGAACCTGCAACCGGACCTCAAGCGCGTGGTCTATGGTCAGGACGATGCCATCGAAGCACTGTCCTCGGCGATCAAGCTGTCGCGCGCTGGCCTTCGTGAGCCGAACAAGCCAATCGGTTCCTACCTGTTCACCGGCCCGACCGGTGTCGGCAAGACCGAAGTCGCACGCCAGCTGGCGTCGATCATGGGTGTAGAGCTCCTGCGCTTCGACATGTCGGAGTATATGGAACGCCACACCGTGTCCCGCCTCATCGGCGCGCCTCCGGGCTATGTCGGCTTCGATCAGGGCGGCCTGCTGACCGATGGCGTCATGCAGCACCCGCACTGTGTCCTGCTGCTCGACGAGATCGAGAAGGCTCACCAGGACCTGTTCAACATCCTGCTTCAGGTGATGGACAATGGCTCGCTGACGGATGCGAATGGCCGCAAGGTCGACTTCCGCAATGTCATTCTGATCATGACCACCAATGCTGGTGCGTCTGACGCGGCGAAGAACTCCATCGGCTTTGGCCGGGGCAAGAAGGAAGACGAGCAGGAAGAAGCTCTCAAACGTCTCTTCACGCCGGAATTCCGCAACCGCCTCGACGCGACCATCGTATTTGGCGGCCTGACGCCTGAGATTATCGAACGGGTGGTCGAGAAGTTCGTGCTTCAGCTCGAAGTGCAGCTAGCTGACCGCAATGTGACGATCGAGCTTTCCGAAGATGCCCGCGACTGGCTCGCCGCGCGTGGTTTCGATGAAGAGTTCGGCGCGCGTCCTCTGGCCCGCACGATCCAGGAGCATGTGAAGAAGCCGATGGCCGAGGAGCTCCTCTTCGGCAAGCTCGCCAAAGGCGGCGCGGTGAAGATCACGGTCGACAAGGAAGACGACGAGAAGCTTGCCTTCGAATACATTGAGGACAAGACGAAGAAGTCGAAAAAGAAAAAGCCGGGCAAGCCTGAACAGGTCGACTAG
- a CDS encoding insulinase family protein, with the protein MHVSQLVLASAILMMGACSTADTAPAPSTSSEANLAATEAADAETTLLPYEKFTLENGLEVIFHVDRSDPVVAVSLTAHVGSAREKPGRTGFAHLFEHLLFLESENLGPGGLDKLSARIGGSGANGSTSRDRTNYLQTVPNDALEKMLWAEADKLGWFINTVTEPVLAKEKQVVKNEKRQGVDNRPYGHTFYVMHKALYPDGHPYNWQVIGSLEDLQAATLEDVKEFYRTWYTPNNVTLVVAGDFDTAQAREWVETYFAEIPRGPDIEPQPKEPGVVTETVKLFHEDNFAKQPQLNMVWPTVEEYHPDSYPLAVLAQLLTDGKDAPLNEVLVDEEKLAPSVAAFAYTSELAGEMILRVSAFEGTDLDTVAAAIEDGLARFEAEPITEDDLNRIKTEQEVAFYQALGSVLGKGAQLAQYNIFAGDPGYIDEDLARIQAVTAEDVRRVYETYIKGRNYVATSFVPNGSPELALEGSERAEVVIEPIVQGAEDEVDPTTDGSYERTPSLIDRSVEPPYGAPPEVAAPDVWEDETANGIKVYGISDDELPLVRFSLSSEGGHLLDTPETAGTANMLGEVLTKGTASKTPAELDKAFALLGADVSVNVTSDAFEINGETLARNFLPTMALVEEMLLEPRWDEAEFDLAVARTRDAIQANQADPNAIASRAYSYVTFGANSMRALSTLGSETSLDGITLDDLKAWHSDNLVPQLSSLRVVGDVSKDDVMTALSGLSERWSGDAPELTYAPAPDAPDSSTVYFYDVPGSSQSVFRFGYPSLNRTDPDFVTAGAMNYRLGGGGFASRLTQELREGKGYTYGIFSDFDGTDKVGTFTIGSGIRSNVTLEAATLVRDILSDYAETYTEEDLAVTKSFFTKSQARRFETLGAKLGALSDIADYGLPYDFVSQEIEAVEALSLGDVQGLAARLIRPDEMNYVIVGDAETQMPRLSELGYGEPVAINDAVDDLSD; encoded by the coding sequence ATGCATGTGTCCCAGCTCGTTCTCGCTTCCGCCATTCTGATGATGGGAGCGTGCAGCACGGCTGACACCGCTCCGGCACCCAGCACCTCCAGCGAAGCAAATTTGGCAGCGACGGAGGCAGCAGACGCCGAGACGACGCTTCTACCTTATGAGAAGTTCACACTGGAAAACGGGCTGGAAGTCATCTTCCATGTGGATCGCTCGGATCCGGTCGTTGCTGTGTCGCTTACCGCGCATGTCGGTTCTGCGAGGGAGAAGCCCGGCCGGACCGGGTTCGCCCACCTGTTTGAACACCTGCTCTTCCTCGAGTCCGAGAACCTCGGCCCCGGCGGTCTCGACAAGTTGAGCGCGCGCATTGGTGGATCGGGCGCAAACGGCTCGACCAGCCGTGACCGCACCAACTACCTGCAGACCGTTCCGAATGATGCGCTCGAGAAGATGCTCTGGGCGGAGGCTGACAAGCTTGGCTGGTTCATCAATACGGTGACCGAGCCTGTGCTCGCCAAGGAAAAGCAGGTCGTCAAGAATGAGAAGCGCCAGGGCGTCGATAATCGCCCCTATGGCCATACCTTCTATGTGATGCACAAGGCGCTCTATCCGGACGGCCACCCCTATAACTGGCAGGTGATCGGCTCGCTCGAAGACCTTCAGGCCGCCACGCTCGAAGACGTCAAAGAGTTTTACCGCACCTGGTACACACCAAATAATGTCACTCTGGTCGTCGCCGGTGACTTCGACACCGCTCAGGCACGCGAATGGGTTGAGACGTATTTCGCGGAAATACCGCGCGGCCCGGATATCGAGCCACAGCCGAAAGAGCCGGGCGTTGTCACCGAAACGGTGAAGCTCTTCCATGAGGACAATTTCGCAAAGCAGCCGCAGCTCAACATGGTCTGGCCGACCGTCGAGGAATATCACCCGGACAGCTATCCGCTCGCCGTGCTGGCGCAGCTACTGACGGATGGCAAGGACGCGCCGCTGAACGAGGTACTGGTGGACGAGGAGAAGCTCGCGCCGTCAGTCGCGGCCTTTGCCTATACGAGCGAACTTGCCGGTGAAATGATCCTGCGGGTCAGTGCCTTTGAGGGCACTGACCTCGACACGGTTGCCGCTGCCATTGAGGACGGCCTTGCCCGCTTTGAGGCCGAGCCGATCACCGAAGACGACCTCAACCGCATCAAGACCGAGCAGGAAGTTGCTTTCTATCAGGCGCTTGGCAGCGTTCTCGGCAAGGGCGCGCAGCTTGCCCAGTACAACATCTTTGCGGGCGACCCGGGATATATCGACGAAGACCTTGCCCGCATTCAGGCCGTGACGGCGGAAGACGTGCGCCGGGTCTATGAGACCTATATCAAGGGCCGAAACTACGTCGCCACCAGCTTCGTGCCGAACGGCTCGCCAGAACTAGCGCTTGAAGGTTCTGAGCGTGCCGAGGTCGTGATCGAACCAATTGTTCAGGGCGCCGAGGACGAGGTCGATCCGACAACGGACGGCAGCTATGAGCGCACACCGTCGCTGATCGATCGCAGCGTCGAGCCGCCCTATGGCGCACCACCCGAAGTCGCCGCCCCGGATGTGTGGGAGGATGAGACAGCGAATGGCATCAAGGTCTACGGTATCTCAGACGATGAGCTGCCGCTTGTCCGCTTCTCGCTGTCCAGCGAAGGCGGGCACCTGCTCGATACGCCGGAAACGGCCGGCACAGCGAACATGCTCGGCGAAGTTCTGACAAAAGGCACGGCCAGCAAGACACCAGCAGAGCTCGACAAGGCCTTTGCCCTGCTCGGCGCAGATGTGTCCGTGAATGTGACCAGCGACGCTTTCGAGATCAATGGCGAGACGCTCGCCCGCAACTTCCTGCCAACCATGGCGCTCGTGGAGGAAATGCTGCTGGAGCCACGCTGGGATGAGGCTGAATTCGATCTCGCGGTCGCCCGCACACGCGACGCAATCCAGGCAAACCAGGCCGACCCGAATGCGATCGCATCGCGGGCCTATAGCTATGTCACTTTCGGGGCTAACAGCATGCGCGCGCTCAGCACGCTTGGCAGCGAAACCTCGCTGGACGGGATCACACTCGATGATCTGAAAGCCTGGCATTCAGACAATCTCGTGCCGCAGCTGAGCAGCCTTCGCGTCGTGGGTGATGTCAGCAAGGATGATGTCATGACAGCGCTCTCTGGCCTCTCCGAGCGCTGGAGCGGCGACGCGCCTGAACTCACCTACGCGCCTGCACCAGATGCGCCAGATAGCTCGACCGTGTATTTCTATGACGTGCCGGGCTCGTCCCAGTCCGTCTTCCGCTTTGGCTATCCGTCGCTGAACCGCACCGATCCCGACTTCGTGACGGCAGGCGCCATGAATTACCGGCTCGGCGGGGGCGGCTTTGCCTCGCGGCTGACGCAGGAGCTGCGTGAAGGCAAAGGCTATACCTATGGCATCTTCTCGGACTTTGACGGCACCGACAAAGTCGGCACCTTCACGATCGGCAGCGGTATCCGCTCTAACGTCACGCTGGAAGCGGCAACGCTCGTACGCGACATCCTTTCCGACTACGCCGAGACCTATACCGAGGAAGACCTCGCCGTGACGAAGAGCTTCTTCACCAAGAGCCAGGCGCGGCGTTTCGAGACGCTTGGCGCAAAGCTCGGCGCCCTGTCGGACATCGCAGACTATGGCCTGCCCTACGATTTCGTTTCTCAGGAGATCGAGGCGGTGGAAGCGCTAAGCCTCGGTGATGTGCAGGGTCTCGCCGCACGTCTCATCCGTCCGGACGAGATGAACTACGTCATCGTTGGCGATGCTGAGACGCAGATGCCGCGGCTGTCAGAGCTTGGCTATGGCGAGCCGGTGGCGATCAATGACGCTGTCGACGATCTGAGCGACTAG
- a CDS encoding DUF1489 domain-containing protein, translated as MVKLCVGAEEIGDLEAWQKRLMRSYPQPVHHTRMVPKQVDELLDGGSIYWVIKGLIQVRQKITDIRVMADRNGRKACELVLDPEIVLVEPTPKRPFQGWRYLKPDEAPADIKRDSKAEEIPPSLHAKLKEAMVW; from the coding sequence ATGGTCAAACTCTGCGTAGGCGCCGAAGAGATCGGCGACCTGGAAGCGTGGCAGAAGCGCCTGATGCGCTCCTATCCCCAACCTGTCCATCACACACGCATGGTGCCGAAACAGGTGGATGAGCTGCTTGATGGCGGCTCCATCTATTGGGTGATCAAAGGCCTGATCCAGGTCCGCCAGAAAATCACCGACATCCGTGTCATGGCCGACAGGAATGGCCGCAAGGCCTGCGAGCTTGTGCTGGATCCGGAAATCGTCCTCGTCGAGCCAACGCCGAAACGGCCCTTTCAGGGCTGGCGGTATCTGAAGCCCGATGAGGCACCTGCCGATATCAAGCGCGACAGCAAGGCCGAAGAGATCCCGCCTTCGCTCCACGCAAAGCTCAAGGAAGCCATGGTCTGGTAG
- a CDS encoding ATP-grasp domain-containing protein: MLKSLLIANRGEIACRIIETCKRLGVRTVAVYSDADVYARHVAMADEAVHIGASPATESYLQGERIIEAAKAAGAEAIHPGYGFLSENADFADAVVKAGLIWVGPTAATIRSMGLKDEAKRIAEEAGVPVLPGYRGEAQDAATLEGEAERIGYPLLIKAVAGGGGRGIRLVAKKEDLAGELESAVREAKSSFGDGRVMLEKLVEQPRHIEVQVFGDSHGDAVHLYERDCSLQRRRQKVVEEAPAPGMPEDVRGAMTGAAVDLAKAVGYQGAGTVEFIVDGTRPLAKDTFFFLEMNTRLQVEHPVTELITGTDLVEWQLRVASGEKLPLKQGDIPLNGHAIEARICAEDPADNFRPGAGRLYAFNLGNVERLSESSAGAPADALDGDLTLYRLDSGFGAGDTVPAVYDSMIAKSIVKSWDRESAIDALSESLGESIIAGIPSNVGFLKRCLDHPVFRSGEHHVNWIAEEIDALTQAKTDIREAAGRLVAHALLTDTGDTPFDQKDGWRLNAPARRSIRLKLDGEIADIAVDERDPAMDIMPAISITDHSFAVAVDGDTVLVDIPDYEAEAEAIAGGDKVSAPMPGKVIDLRVQPGDEVTKEQTLAVMEAMKMEHSLKAPRDGVVKAVGASVGEQVAEGVMLVELEEL, translated from the coding sequence ATGCTGAAAAGCCTGCTGATCGCGAACCGGGGTGAGATTGCCTGCCGGATAATCGAGACCTGCAAACGCCTCGGCGTGCGCACTGTCGCGGTCTATTCTGACGCTGACGTCTATGCCCGCCATGTCGCCATGGCCGATGAGGCCGTCCATATCGGCGCGTCCCCGGCGACAGAGAGCTACCTTCAGGGCGAACGCATCATTGAAGCTGCAAAAGCTGCAGGCGCTGAGGCGATCCATCCGGGCTATGGCTTCCTGTCAGAGAATGCGGACTTTGCAGACGCGGTCGTAAAGGCCGGCTTGATCTGGGTTGGCCCGACGGCGGCAACCATCCGATCGATGGGCCTCAAGGACGAAGCCAAGCGCATCGCAGAAGAGGCGGGCGTTCCGGTCCTGCCGGGCTATCGCGGCGAGGCGCAGGATGCTGCCACGCTGGAGGGCGAGGCCGAACGCATCGGCTATCCGCTCCTGATTAAGGCTGTCGCAGGTGGCGGTGGGCGCGGCATCCGCCTGGTGGCGAAGAAAGAAGACCTCGCGGGCGAGCTGGAAAGCGCCGTGCGTGAGGCAAAATCTTCGTTCGGCGATGGCCGCGTGATGCTGGAGAAGCTGGTCGAACAGCCGCGCCACATTGAAGTTCAGGTCTTCGGCGACAGCCATGGAGACGCCGTTCACCTCTATGAGCGCGACTGCTCCCTGCAGCGCCGCCGCCAGAAGGTCGTCGAGGAAGCGCCTGCGCCCGGCATGCCAGAGGATGTGCGCGGCGCCATGACAGGCGCCGCTGTCGATCTCGCCAAGGCGGTTGGCTATCAGGGCGCAGGTACGGTGGAGTTCATCGTCGATGGCACCCGGCCGCTCGCCAAGGATACGTTCTTCTTCCTTGAGATGAATACGCGCCTGCAGGTCGAGCACCCTGTGACCGAGCTCATCACTGGCACCGACCTCGTCGAGTGGCAGCTGCGTGTTGCCTCCGGTGAGAAACTGCCTCTGAAACAGGGTGATATCCCGCTAAACGGACACGCCATAGAGGCGCGTATCTGCGCCGAAGACCCTGCCGACAATTTCCGGCCGGGGGCAGGGCGGCTCTATGCCTTCAATCTCGGCAATGTCGAGCGTCTGTCCGAGAGCAGCGCTGGTGCGCCAGCCGACGCTCTGGACGGCGACCTCACACTCTACAGGCTTGATAGCGGCTTTGGTGCGGGCGACACCGTGCCTGCGGTCTACGATTCCATGATTGCCAAGTCGATCGTGAAAAGTTGGGACCGTGAGAGCGCAATCGATGCCCTGTCTGAAAGCCTCGGCGAAAGCATCATTGCGGGCATTCCGAGCAATGTCGGCTTCCTGAAGCGCTGCCTCGATCACCCCGTCTTCCGCAGCGGCGAGCATCACGTGAACTGGATCGCAGAAGAAATAGACGCGTTGACGCAAGCGAAGACCGACATCCGTGAAGCAGCAGGTCGTCTGGTGGCGCATGCGCTGCTGACGGATACCGGCGACACGCCATTCGACCAGAAGGATGGCTGGCGCCTTAACGCACCGGCTCGCCGATCCATCCGGCTAAAGCTCGACGGCGAGATTGCAGACATTGCCGTCGATGAGCGAGACCCGGCCATGGATATCATGCCCGCAATCTCTATCACCGATCACAGCTTTGCTGTCGCTGTTGATGGCGACACGGTCCTCGTCGACATTCCGGACTATGAGGCCGAGGCCGAGGCGATTGCAGGCGGCGACAAGGTGTCTGCGCCAATGCCGGGCAAGGTCATCGATCTGCGCGTCCAGCCGGGCGACGAGGTCACCAAGGAGCAGACATTGGCCGTCATGGAAGCCATGAAGATGGAGCACAGCCTGAAAGCGCCGCGTGATGGCGTGGTAAAGGCGGTGGGCGCCAGCGTGGGTGAGCAGGTCGCGGAAGGCGTCATGCTGGTCGAGCTGGAAGAGCTCTAG